In Streptomyces nojiriensis, one genomic interval encodes:
- a CDS encoding sensor histidine kinase encodes MRRLWPTTVRARATVGACVVVAAALALASFALLGLLEANLLRNAENDARRQAETVAQLAATGRLGRVRPPARGIDFVQVVGADGRVLFASPNLAGAPAFPPPGPGAPGTRFHTWRVRPVDGEYRQRVVQVVTQTPDGMATVYAGASLRDADAADDTTTAALVIGMPLLLATVAFVTWRVTGHALRPVEEIRAEVAEISDRGLHRRVPVPATRDEVARLAETMNATLDRLEASGIRQRQFIADASHELRSPITVLRTQLEVALAVQDPELWPELISGALEDIERLQHLTADLLLLARIDAAQPVAAAPLDLTALVREVVEGRLGDRVPVRLRLEPDVEVTAGALWLGRIVTNLVDNAQRYADGRVDVTLRTTKGAGPGAAVLEVADDGPGIPAADRERIFERFTRLDDSRSRDHGGAGLGLAIARDLSTHHGGTLTAEGGADGAAGARLVLRMPTTPRP; translated from the coding sequence CTGCGGCGGCTGTGGCCCACCACCGTACGGGCGCGGGCCACGGTGGGCGCGTGCGTGGTGGTGGCCGCGGCCCTCGCCCTCGCCTCGTTCGCCCTGCTCGGGCTGCTGGAGGCGAACCTGCTCCGCAACGCGGAGAACGACGCCCGGCGCCAGGCCGAGACCGTGGCGCAGCTCGCCGCCACCGGGAGGCTGGGCCGCGTACGGCCGCCGGCCCGCGGCATCGACTTCGTCCAGGTGGTGGGTGCCGACGGACGCGTCCTGTTCGCCAGCCCGAACCTGGCCGGCGCACCGGCCTTCCCGCCGCCCGGTCCCGGCGCTCCCGGAACCCGGTTCCACACGTGGCGGGTCCGGCCGGTGGACGGTGAGTACCGGCAGCGGGTCGTCCAGGTCGTCACGCAGACGCCGGACGGCATGGCCACCGTCTACGCCGGCGCCTCCCTGCGGGACGCGGACGCGGCCGACGACACGACCACCGCCGCCCTCGTCATCGGCATGCCCCTGCTGCTCGCCACCGTCGCCTTCGTGACCTGGCGGGTCACCGGCCATGCGCTGCGGCCGGTGGAGGAGATCCGGGCCGAGGTCGCCGAGATCTCCGACCGCGGCCTGCACCGCCGGGTGCCGGTGCCCGCCACCCGCGATGAGGTCGCCCGGCTGGCCGAGACCATGAACGCCACCCTGGACCGGCTGGAGGCCTCCGGGATCCGCCAGCGGCAGTTCATCGCCGACGCCTCCCACGAACTGCGCAGCCCCATCACCGTCCTGCGCACCCAGCTGGAGGTGGCGCTGGCCGTACAGGACCCGGAACTGTGGCCCGAGCTGATCTCCGGGGCCCTCGAGGACATCGAACGGCTCCAGCACCTCACGGCCGACCTGCTGCTGCTCGCCCGGATCGACGCGGCCCAGCCGGTGGCCGCAGCCCCGCTGGACCTGACGGCCCTGGTGCGCGAGGTGGTGGAGGGCCGGCTCGGCGACCGGGTCCCCGTACGGCTGCGGCTGGAACCGGATGTGGAGGTCACGGCGGGCGCGCTGTGGCTCGGCCGGATCGTCACCAACCTCGTCGACAACGCGCAGCGCTACGCGGACGGGCGCGTGGACGTCACCCTGCGCACCACGAAGGGGGCGGGTCCGGGCGCGGCCGTACTGGAGGTCGCCGACGACGGCCCCGGGATCCCGGCGGCCGACCGGGAGCGGATCTTCGAGCGCTTCACGCGTCTCGACGACTCGCGCAGCCGCGACCACGGCGGAGCCGGCCTGGGGCTCGCCATCGCCCGCGACCTGAGCACCCACCACGGCGGAACGCTCACGGCCGAGGGCGGCGCGGACGGAGCCGCCGGCGCGCGGCTGGTGCTGCGCATGCCGACGACGCCCCGGCCCTGA
- a CDS encoding nuclease, whose translation MLLIRGSFRVNGGARPDGDTVPFTPDDVADWKLVPGCTGVLPKADGRVSVRLEGIDALETHYTNGSYGPERRQPTEYARKAAHALLTWLRFTSIEWHDDGTVTTEPDRVPGYILTSGTDMFGRCLALVGRDTPPAYSGYRIDVDKKRLERTANHHLLSIGLAYPTFYEGLPVDLRDGLKAAALAAKGDTPPRGLWAKDVTVEGAKIDGIRSITDDDTGVVILPKLFRRMKDYFDFDPENCSLAGFPAFLAGSEDKYRILPGDEVLTGFHRLVEITDDQILRMTHPSEDVLFVNG comes from the coding sequence ATGCTGCTGATCAGAGGGTCGTTCCGGGTGAACGGCGGAGCCAGGCCGGACGGGGACACCGTCCCCTTCACCCCGGACGACGTGGCGGACTGGAAACTCGTGCCGGGGTGCACCGGGGTCCTGCCCAAGGCGGACGGTCGTGTCTCCGTACGCCTGGAGGGCATCGACGCACTGGAGACCCACTACACGAACGGCAGCTACGGGCCGGAGCGGCGCCAGCCGACCGAGTACGCGCGCAAGGCCGCCCATGCCCTGCTGACCTGGCTCCGCTTCACCAGCATCGAGTGGCACGACGACGGGACGGTCACCACCGAACCCGACAGGGTGCCCGGCTACATCCTCACCAGCGGTACCGACATGTTCGGCCGCTGCCTGGCACTGGTCGGCCGAGACACCCCACCCGCGTACAGCGGCTATCGGATCGATGTCGACAAGAAGAGGCTGGAGCGGACCGCCAACCATCACCTGCTCTCGATCGGTCTGGCCTACCCGACCTTCTACGAGGGCCTGCCCGTGGACCTGCGGGACGGGCTCAAGGCCGCCGCCCTGGCGGCGAAGGGGGACACACCGCCGCGGGGGCTGTGGGCGAAGGACGTGACCGTCGAAGGGGCGAAGATCGACGGCATCCGCTCGATCACGGACGACGACACCGGAGTGGTGATCCTCCCCAAGCTCTTCCGCCGGATGAAGGACTACTTCGACTTCGACCCGGAGAACTGCTCACTGGCCGGCTTCCCCGCCTTCCTGGCCGGGTCCGAGGACAAGTACCGCATCCTGCCCGGCGACGAGGTCCTCACCGGCTTCCACCGGCTGGTCGAGATCACGGACGATCAGATCCTGCGGATGACCCACCCCAGCGAGGACGTCCTCTTCGTGAACGGGTGA